One Streptomyces sp. P9-A2 DNA window includes the following coding sequences:
- a CDS encoding thiolase family protein — translation MSPAVVVDAVRTPSGRGKPGGALSGVHPADLLATTLTALLERTGVDPARIDDVIAGCVGQAGDQATNVARTALLTAGYPESVPATTVDRQCGSAQQALHFAAQGVMSGAYDVVVAGGVESMSRVPLGFPGREGKPFAPLAGRYPEGLVGQGVSAEIIAGRWKLGRLELDEFAARSHELAAARAAAGDFAREIVPVGGVTADETIRPGTTAEQLGGLRPSFRDDGLAERFPEIGWHITPGNSSPLTDGASAALVTSEAKAAELGLTPRARLTGFAVTGSDPLLMLTGVIPATQRLLDRTGLTIDDIDAFEVNEAFAPVPLVWARELGVDLAKVNPRGGAIALGHPMGASGTRILATLISHLEATGGRRGVITMCEGGGMANATLVELVR, via the coding sequence CTGTCTCCTGCCGTCGTCGTCGACGCGGTGCGCACCCCCTCCGGCCGGGGCAAACCCGGCGGCGCCCTGTCCGGTGTGCACCCGGCCGACCTGCTGGCCACGACGCTGACGGCCCTGCTCGAACGCACCGGGGTCGACCCGGCGCGGATCGACGACGTGATCGCCGGCTGTGTCGGTCAGGCCGGGGACCAGGCCACCAACGTGGCCCGGACCGCCCTGCTCACCGCCGGCTACCCGGAGTCCGTGCCGGCCACCACTGTCGACCGCCAGTGCGGATCCGCCCAGCAGGCACTGCACTTCGCCGCCCAGGGCGTGATGAGCGGTGCCTACGACGTGGTGGTCGCCGGCGGGGTGGAGTCCATGAGCAGGGTGCCGCTCGGGTTCCCGGGGCGCGAGGGCAAGCCGTTCGCGCCCCTGGCGGGCCGTTACCCCGAGGGACTGGTCGGCCAGGGTGTCTCCGCCGAGATCATCGCGGGGCGCTGGAAGCTCGGCCGGCTGGAGCTGGACGAGTTCGCCGCACGCTCCCACGAGCTGGCCGCCGCCCGCGCCGCCGCGGGCGACTTCGCCCGGGAGATCGTGCCGGTCGGCGGCGTCACCGCCGACGAGACCATCCGCCCCGGTACCACCGCCGAACAACTGGGGGGCCTGCGGCCGTCGTTCAGGGACGACGGGCTCGCGGAGCGCTTCCCGGAGATCGGCTGGCACATCACGCCCGGCAACTCCTCGCCCCTTACCGACGGGGCCTCCGCGGCCCTGGTGACGAGCGAGGCGAAGGCCGCCGAACTGGGCCTCACGCCGCGGGCCAGGCTCACCGGATTCGCGGTGACCGGCAGCGACCCGCTGCTGATGCTCACCGGCGTCATCCCCGCCACCCAGCGCCTGCTCGACCGTACCGGCCTGACGATCGACGACATCGATGCCTTCGAGGTCAACGAGGCGTTCGCACCCGTCCCCCTGGTCTGGGCCCGCGAACTCGGCGTGGACCTCGCGAAGGTCAACCCGCGGGGCGGAGCCATCGCCCTCGGCCACCCCATGGGCGCCTCCGGCACCCGCATCCTCGCCACCCTGATCAGCCATCTGGAGGCCACCGGCGGACGACGCGGTGTGATCACCATGTGCGAAGGCGGGGGCATGGCCAACGCGACCCTGGTCGAGCTGGTCCGATGA
- a CDS encoding enoyl-CoA hydratase-related protein, with amino-acid sequence MPIHQKLSEDGVLELVVDAPPVNAVGIDDLAALAAVVEGVAARPEVRAVLLRGEGRGFIGGGDVKEVQRLPGFEGILGQVNGSTDLTVALHECAAPVIAAVHRYCIGLGVLVAGACDIVVADEECRFVLAEVDNGATGGAVQAMGLMPDKRLRQAMLTCEPVLGRELASYGTVVAVPDEESVVVEARRLAGVIAAKRPAVVRAAKKAINGSARRDIGPLYRQETALTLELNMRGDAREARETFVSGERRGYLSRGTSS; translated from the coding sequence GTGCCCATCCACCAGAAGCTGTCCGAGGACGGCGTCCTCGAGCTGGTCGTCGACGCCCCGCCGGTCAACGCCGTCGGGATCGATGACCTCGCCGCGCTGGCAGCCGTCGTGGAGGGCGTCGCCGCGCGCCCCGAGGTACGCGCGGTGCTCCTGCGCGGCGAGGGCCGGGGCTTCATCGGGGGTGGCGACGTCAAGGAGGTCCAGCGGCTGCCCGGCTTCGAGGGCATCCTCGGCCAGGTCAACGGCTCCACGGACCTCACGGTGGCCCTGCACGAGTGCGCCGCCCCCGTCATCGCCGCCGTACACCGCTACTGCATCGGGCTGGGCGTCCTGGTCGCCGGCGCCTGCGACATCGTCGTCGCCGACGAGGAGTGCCGCTTCGTGCTCGCCGAGGTCGACAACGGTGCCACCGGCGGCGCGGTCCAGGCCATGGGCCTGATGCCGGACAAACGGCTGCGCCAGGCCATGCTCACCTGCGAGCCGGTCCTGGGGCGGGAACTGGCCTCGTACGGGACCGTGGTCGCGGTGCCCGACGAGGAGTCGGTCGTGGTGGAGGCACGGCGGCTGGCCGGGGTCATCGCGGCCAAGCGGCCGGCGGTGGTCAGGGCGGCCAAGAAGGCCATCAACGGCAGCGCCCGGCGGGACATCGGCCCGCTGTACCGCCAGGAGACCGCGCTGACCCTCGAACTGAACATGCGCGGTGACGCGCGCGAGGCCCGCGAGACCTTCGTGTCCGGCGAGCGCCGGGGCTACCTCTCGCGGGGCACCTCTTCGTAG
- a CDS encoding CaiB/BaiF CoA transferase family protein, with the protein MTARTASADGGALAGLRVLEVGHIISGPFCAHLFADHGAEVIKVEPPAGDDMRRWGGLYKGVGLYWPIIGRGKKSVTLDLREAEGQAAFRELARTADVVIENFRPGTMERWGLGPEDLQAGNPDLVMVRITGYGQTGPLRDRAGFGSIAEAMSGFRHLSGEPDRPPVRVGISIGDALAGTQGFIGALLALLSGHLRPGPRGQVIDVALYEATWMYMESILPEFVKLGKVRGPSGPLLPGIAPSSVYPTSDGRWIVMGANKDTVFSRLAALMERPGWAAPDGRYATHLRRGEHQLELDAEIARWTRGQSVDELLDVLDRAGVPAGRIYTAPDILGDPHYRAREMVVEVPDPSLDGESVPMPGVVPKLSRTPGVIRRGAPLLGEHNDEILGVLRTTSAGRR; encoded by the coding sequence ATGACCGCCCGGACGGCGTCCGCCGACGGCGGCGCGCTCGCCGGCCTGCGCGTCCTGGAGGTCGGACACATCATCAGCGGGCCGTTCTGCGCCCACCTGTTCGCCGACCACGGCGCCGAGGTCATCAAGGTCGAACCCCCGGCCGGTGACGACATGCGCCGCTGGGGCGGGCTCTACAAGGGCGTGGGGCTGTACTGGCCCATCATCGGCCGCGGCAAGAAGTCGGTCACCCTCGACCTCCGCGAGGCCGAGGGTCAGGCCGCCTTCCGCGAACTGGCCCGTACGGCCGACGTGGTCATCGAGAACTTCCGCCCCGGCACCATGGAACGCTGGGGCCTCGGCCCCGAGGACCTGCAGGCCGGCAACCCGGACCTGGTCATGGTCCGCATCACCGGCTACGGCCAGACCGGCCCGCTGCGCGACCGCGCCGGATTCGGCTCCATCGCCGAGGCGATGAGCGGCTTCCGGCACCTCTCCGGCGAGCCGGACCGGCCGCCCGTGCGGGTCGGCATCTCCATCGGGGACGCTCTCGCCGGCACCCAGGGCTTCATCGGTGCCCTGCTCGCCCTGCTGTCGGGCCATCTGCGTCCGGGCCCCCGGGGCCAGGTCATCGACGTGGCCCTCTACGAGGCGACGTGGATGTACATGGAGTCGATCCTCCCCGAGTTCGTGAAGCTGGGGAAGGTGCGCGGCCCCTCCGGCCCCCTGCTGCCGGGCATCGCGCCCTCCAGCGTGTATCCCACCTCCGACGGACGGTGGATCGTCATGGGAGCCAACAAGGACACCGTGTTCAGCCGGCTCGCCGCCCTGATGGAACGCCCCGGGTGGGCCGCGCCGGACGGCCGGTACGCCACCCATCTGCGGCGCGGCGAGCACCAGTTGGAACTGGACGCCGAGATCGCGCGCTGGACGCGCGGGCAGAGCGTCGACGAACTCCTCGACGTGCTGGACCGGGCGGGAGTGCCCGCCGGCCGGATCTACACCGCGCCCGACATCCTCGGCGACCCGCACTACCGGGCACGGGAGATGGTCGTGGAAGTGCCCGATCCGTCCCTGGACGGCGAGAGCGTCCCGATGCCCGGTGTGGTTCCCAAACTGAGCCGGACACCGGGGGTCATCCGGCGCGGTGCGCCGCTGCTCGGTGAGCACAACGACGAGATCCTGGGCGTGCTGCGGACCACGTCCGCGGGCCGGAGGTGA
- a CDS encoding alpha/beta fold hydrolase: protein MERAPLVLRGTAGRIVADVRAPAVPGTGRGLVVLLHGGGQTRHSWSRAAETLAGDGWTAVTYDARGHGESDWSADRDYSIEHYIDDLERVLDQVGGGRPACLAGASLGGMTALMGLARRPDLTERLVLVDITPRPHPVGIARIRRFMTAHLEGFGSLEEVAEAVAAYRSTERRSDTEGLHRNVRRGADGRWRWHWDPAILPEADGGPHPLVRPDDAVAAAKSVGVPTLLVAGGDSDVVREDEVGEFLTVMPTARAVTLDGAGHMVVGDRNDAFVEAIRAFLDD, encoded by the coding sequence GTGGAGCGGGCACCCCTGGTCCTGCGCGGCACGGCCGGCAGGATCGTGGCCGATGTGCGGGCACCGGCCGTGCCCGGCACCGGGCGCGGCCTGGTGGTGCTGCTCCACGGAGGGGGCCAGACCCGGCACTCCTGGAGCCGCGCCGCCGAGACCCTGGCGGGCGACGGCTGGACGGCCGTCACCTACGACGCCCGCGGGCACGGCGAGAGCGACTGGTCCGCGGACCGGGACTACTCCATCGAGCACTACATCGACGACCTGGAGCGCGTCCTGGACCAGGTGGGCGGGGGCCGCCCCGCCTGCCTGGCCGGCGCGTCCCTCGGCGGCATGACCGCACTGATGGGACTGGCCCGGCGCCCGGACCTGACCGAGCGTCTGGTGCTGGTCGACATCACCCCGCGTCCGCACCCGGTCGGCATCGCCCGGATCAGACGGTTCATGACGGCCCACCTCGAGGGCTTCGGCAGTCTGGAGGAGGTCGCGGAGGCCGTCGCGGCGTACCGCTCGACCGAACGTCGTTCGGATACTGAGGGGCTGCACCGCAATGTGCGCCGCGGTGCGGACGGCCGGTGGCGGTGGCACTGGGACCCGGCCATCCTCCCGGAGGCCGACGGCGGCCCCCACCCGCTGGTCCGGCCGGACGACGCGGTCGCCGCCGCGAAGTCGGTCGGCGTGCCCACCCTGCTGGTCGCGGGCGGTGACAGCGACGTCGTCCGGGAGGACGAGGTGGGCGAGTTCCTGACGGTGATGCCCACGGCCCGCGCGGTCACGCTCGACGGCGCGGGACACATGGTCGTCGGCGACCGCAACGACGCCTTCGTCGAGGCCATCCGCGCCTTCCTCGACGATTGA
- a CDS encoding LLM class flavin-dependent oxidoreductase, with translation MKFNLMSLGDLVTDPVTGERSTNARRYKMFPEMAVLAESAGFNGINMGEHHGIEYIYSAPPVVLAAIAERTTTLRLGTAVTLLANLDGLRIAEDYATVDVLSDGRVDVVHGRGNFFASTYTLFGQSLDESAARFKENAELVDQLWTGEPLHWSGQFRPSINGESLQPAPIQAARDCMWIGGGSSLESVEHAARLGWKLMLPSAFGDPSFFTKVVDHYLAKWEEHGHDWEPEIGAGWHVWVGPDSKSARDQWEPRYAAYHAWMNELLAQINPAVPKQNQRPFNFDWLTTKGPAIVGSPDEVVDRISRLSEQLKVTTHLAYMDMGGMPEPELFDAIELFGSKVIPQLAGA, from the coding sequence ATGAAGTTCAACCTGATGTCGCTGGGTGACCTCGTCACCGACCCCGTGACCGGTGAGCGGAGCACCAACGCGCGCCGCTACAAGATGTTCCCGGAGATGGCCGTCCTCGCCGAGTCCGCCGGATTCAACGGCATCAACATGGGCGAGCACCACGGGATCGAGTACATCTACTCGGCACCGCCGGTCGTCCTCGCCGCCATCGCGGAGCGCACCACCACCCTGCGCCTCGGCACCGCCGTCACCCTGCTCGCCAACCTGGACGGTCTGCGCATCGCCGAGGACTACGCCACGGTCGACGTGCTGTCCGACGGCCGCGTCGACGTCGTGCACGGCCGGGGCAACTTCTTCGCCTCGACCTACACCCTCTTCGGCCAGAGCCTGGACGAGTCCGCGGCCCGCTTCAAGGAGAACGCGGAACTCGTCGACCAGCTCTGGACCGGTGAACCCCTGCACTGGTCCGGGCAGTTCAGGCCCTCCATCAACGGCGAGTCCCTGCAGCCGGCCCCGATCCAGGCGGCCCGCGACTGCATGTGGATCGGCGGCGGCAGTTCCCTGGAGTCCGTCGAACACGCCGCCCGCCTGGGCTGGAAGCTGATGCTTCCCAGCGCCTTCGGCGACCCGTCGTTCTTCACCAAGGTCGTGGACCACTACCTCGCCAAGTGGGAGGAGCACGGCCACGACTGGGAGCCGGAGATCGGTGCGGGCTGGCACGTCTGGGTCGGCCCCGACAGCAAGTCGGCGCGCGACCAGTGGGAACCGCGGTACGCCGCTTACCACGCCTGGATGAACGAGTTGCTCGCGCAGATCAACCCCGCCGTCCCGAAGCAGAACCAGCGTCCCTTCAACTTCGACTGGCTCACCACCAAGGGCCCGGCCATCGTCGGCAGTCCGGACGAGGTCGTCGACCGGATCTCCCGGCTGAGCGAGCAGCTCAAGGTCACCACGCACCTCGCCTACATGGACATGGGCGGCATGCCGGAGCCGGAGCTGTTCGACGCCATCGAGCTCTTCGGCAGCAAGGTGATCCCGCAGCTCGCGGGAGCCTGA
- a CDS encoding transketolase-like TK C-terminal-containing protein — protein sequence MIDHANRGRPNRSGLKVGGHQASSASMAGIMTALWFGRLTAEDRVSVKPHASPVLHAVNYLLGRLDRSYLTRLREYGGLQSYPSRTKDPDPVDYSTGSVGIGATAPIWGAVAGRYVDDRTGTRRGGRQYSLVGDAELDEGAVWEAVLDPATADLGEVVWIVDLNRQSLDRVVPDIAAGRLRQMFDAAGWQVLTVKYGRRLRALIDRPGGDALERRIDEMPNPEYQRLLRCDAAELRRRLPGIGSDAAAVAAVIADVDDTTLVEAVRDLGGHDLPALLDAFDRIDDTRPTVIFAYTVKGYGLASAGHPQNHANLLAPEQLHDLAVRTGADPADPWAAFPADSAEARHCAAVAARLTRTPPEPTAPPAVPADLGRTPNGRASTQQALGRTLLDLTRSAPEVAARVVTVAPDVASSTNLGGWLNKAGPWSSTAKQDWFADDAETLLRWAERPTGQHIELGIAEVNLVGLLGELGATWSRWGHPLFPIGVVYDPFVGRALEPWSFGMYAGGQSILVGTPSGVTLGPEGGAHQSITTPSIGLEQPGCVAFEPAFALEAEWCLLDGLSRLGREGGSSTYLRLSTRPVDQALARIPQEAAARERRRRQVVAGGYRLRIEPGARVAIVAMGAMVTEAVTAAERLAAAGHPVDVVVATSPDRLMRAQRARDGLEPGDSWILDQLFPQRRPQALVTVLDGHPHTLAFLAAHTGGLGIRPLGVTRFGESGDLPDLYAAHGIDADHIVRAALDLIDRPD from the coding sequence ATGATCGACCATGCCAACCGCGGCCGCCCCAACCGCTCCGGGCTCAAGGTCGGCGGCCACCAGGCCTCCAGCGCCTCGATGGCCGGCATCATGACGGCACTCTGGTTCGGCCGCCTGACCGCCGAGGACCGGGTGTCGGTCAAGCCGCACGCCTCGCCGGTCCTGCACGCCGTCAACTACCTGCTGGGCCGGCTCGACCGGTCCTACCTCACCCGCCTGCGGGAATACGGCGGACTGCAGAGCTACCCGAGCCGCACCAAGGACCCCGACCCGGTCGACTACTCGACCGGCTCGGTCGGCATCGGGGCGACCGCGCCGATCTGGGGCGCGGTGGCCGGCCGCTACGTCGACGACCGCACCGGCACCCGGCGCGGCGGACGGCAGTACTCGCTCGTCGGCGACGCCGAACTGGACGAGGGCGCGGTCTGGGAGGCCGTCCTCGACCCCGCCACCGCCGACCTCGGCGAGGTCGTCTGGATCGTGGACCTCAACCGGCAGTCCCTGGACCGCGTGGTGCCCGACATCGCCGCCGGCCGGCTGCGGCAGATGTTCGACGCGGCCGGGTGGCAGGTCCTGACCGTGAAGTACGGACGCAGACTGCGGGCCCTCATCGACCGGCCGGGCGGCGACGCCCTGGAACGCCGGATCGACGAGATGCCCAACCCGGAGTACCAGCGACTGCTGCGCTGCGACGCCGCCGAACTGCGCCGCCGCCTGCCCGGCATCGGATCCGACGCCGCCGCGGTCGCCGCCGTGATCGCGGACGTCGACGACACCACCCTGGTCGAGGCCGTCCGCGACCTGGGCGGTCACGACCTGCCCGCACTCCTCGACGCCTTCGACCGGATCGACGACACGCGCCCTACCGTGATCTTCGCCTACACGGTCAAGGGCTACGGGCTGGCCAGCGCGGGACACCCGCAGAACCACGCGAACCTGCTCGCCCCCGAGCAGCTGCACGACCTCGCCGTGCGCACCGGGGCCGACCCGGCCGACCCGTGGGCCGCCTTCCCCGCGGACAGCGCCGAGGCCCGGCACTGCGCCGCGGTCGCGGCCCGGCTGACCCGCACGCCGCCGGAGCCCACCGCGCCCCCTGCCGTACCGGCGGACCTGGGACGCACCCCGAACGGCCGCGCGTCGACCCAGCAGGCGCTCGGACGCACCTTGCTCGACCTGACCCGGTCCGCGCCGGAGGTGGCGGCCCGCGTGGTCACGGTGGCCCCCGACGTCGCCTCCAGCACCAACCTCGGCGGATGGCTCAACAAGGCCGGCCCCTGGTCCAGCACGGCCAAGCAGGACTGGTTCGCCGACGACGCCGAAACGCTGCTGCGCTGGGCCGAACGGCCCACCGGCCAGCACATCGAACTCGGCATCGCCGAGGTCAACCTGGTCGGTCTGCTGGGCGAACTCGGTGCCACCTGGAGCCGGTGGGGACACCCGCTGTTCCCGATCGGCGTGGTGTACGACCCCTTCGTCGGCCGGGCCCTGGAGCCCTGGTCGTTCGGGATGTACGCGGGCGGACAGTCGATCCTGGTCGGCACCCCGTCGGGCGTCACCCTGGGACCCGAGGGCGGCGCCCACCAGTCGATCACCACGCCCTCGATCGGCCTGGAACAGCCAGGCTGCGTCGCCTTCGAGCCGGCCTTCGCCCTGGAGGCCGAGTGGTGCCTGCTCGACGGCCTGTCCCGGCTGGGCCGCGAGGGCGGCAGCTCGACGTACCTGCGGCTGTCCACCCGCCCCGTCGACCAGGCGCTGGCGCGGATACCGCAGGAGGCCGCCGCCCGGGAACGGCGCCGCCGCCAGGTGGTGGCCGGCGGCTACCGGCTGCGCATCGAGCCCGGCGCCCGGGTCGCGATCGTCGCCATGGGCGCGATGGTGACCGAGGCGGTCACGGCGGCCGAGCGTCTCGCGGCCGCCGGCCACCCCGTGGACGTCGTGGTGGCCACCAGCCCGGACCGGCTGATGCGGGCCCAGCGGGCCCGCGACGGACTGGAACCGGGGGACAGCTGGATCCTCGACCAGCTGTTCCCGCAACGTCGGCCGCAGGCCCTGGTGACCGTCCTCGACGGCCATCCGCACACCCTGGCCTTCCTGGCCGCCCACACCGGCGGACTCGGCATCCGCCCACTCGGGGTGACGAGGTTCGGCGAGTCCGGCGACCTGCCGGACCTGTACGCAGCACACGGCATCGATGCCGATCACATCGTCCGCGCGGCCCTCGATCTGATCGACCGGCCCGACTGA
- a CDS encoding SDR family NAD(P)-dependent oxidoreductase translates to MTAPGETPRTGVAQFSLTGRVAVVTGASSGLGAGFARALAAAGADVVLAARRVDRLRDIAREVEKHGVRALPVRCDVVSPEDCAEVVDRAVTELGAVDVLVNNAGIGTAVPALRETPEEFRRVIDVNLMGAYWMAQSCARVMRPGSSIINVASALALVKPFAPQAAYVSSKAGLVGLTRDLAQQWSGRKGIRVNAIAPGYFATDLTDPIPRPALNDFLEHHTTLRRLGEPHELDGVVVFLASDASTYVTGITLPVDGGMSGH, encoded by the coding sequence ATGACGGCCCCGGGCGAGACACCCAGGACCGGTGTCGCACAGTTCTCCCTGACCGGCAGGGTCGCCGTCGTCACCGGCGCGAGCTCCGGCCTCGGCGCGGGTTTCGCCCGCGCGCTGGCCGCGGCCGGCGCGGACGTGGTCCTCGCCGCCCGCCGGGTGGACCGCCTGCGGGACATCGCCCGGGAGGTCGAGAAGCACGGGGTGCGGGCACTGCCGGTGCGCTGCGACGTGGTCTCCCCGGAGGACTGCGCCGAGGTCGTCGACCGGGCCGTCACCGAACTCGGCGCGGTCGACGTGCTGGTGAACAACGCCGGGATCGGCACGGCCGTCCCGGCCCTGCGCGAGACACCGGAGGAGTTCCGCCGCGTCATCGACGTGAACCTCATGGGCGCCTACTGGATGGCCCAGTCCTGCGCCCGGGTCATGCGGCCCGGGTCGAGCATCATCAACGTCGCGAGCGCGCTCGCGCTGGTCAAGCCCTTCGCCCCGCAGGCGGCCTATGTCTCCAGCAAGGCCGGCCTGGTCGGCCTCACCCGCGACCTCGCCCAGCAGTGGTCGGGCCGCAAGGGCATCCGGGTCAACGCGATCGCCCCGGGCTACTTCGCCACGGACCTGACCGACCCGATCCCGCGTCCGGCGCTCAACGACTTCCTGGAGCACCACACCACGCTGCGGCGGCTGGGCGAGCCGCACGAACTCGACGGCGTCGTGGTGTTCCTCGCAAGCGACGCGTCGACGTACGTCACCGGTATCACGCTGCCCGTCGACGGCGGCATGTCCGGCCACTAG
- a CDS encoding nuclear transport factor 2 family protein, with amino-acid sequence MTNHEMPPLERLLAIEECRRLMVEYGRRLDHGRGASAADLFTEDGAWRSPAIDAVGREELRAFFARRDALTDRVTRHVVTNIAVDVLDADHARGVSVAVELRDDQGPDGLAVDTRPAIAGDYEDEFVRVDGRWLFRERRVVVAFKRETEAFMRPLPTAGQQ; translated from the coding sequence ATGACGAACCATGAAATGCCGCCGCTGGAACGGCTTCTGGCGATCGAGGAGTGCAGACGGCTGATGGTGGAGTACGGCCGTCGGCTCGACCACGGCCGCGGCGCGTCGGCTGCCGACCTCTTCACCGAGGACGGCGCCTGGCGCTCCCCGGCGATCGACGCCGTCGGGCGGGAGGAACTGCGTGCCTTCTTCGCCCGGCGGGACGCACTGACCGACCGGGTGACCCGCCACGTCGTCACCAACATCGCCGTCGACGTGCTGGACGCCGACCACGCCCGCGGCGTGTCCGTCGCCGTCGAACTCCGGGACGACCAGGGTCCCGACGGCCTCGCGGTCGACACCCGTCCGGCCATCGCCGGCGACTACGAGGACGAGTTCGTACGCGTCGACGGCCGGTGGCTGTTCCGCGAGCGCCGCGTCGTCGTGGCGTTCAAACGTGAGACGGAGGCGTTCATGCGGCCCCTCCCGACCGCAGGACAGCAGTGA
- a CDS encoding acyl-CoA dehydrogenase family protein, with translation MSTSLQDRMWDFMREEVFPAEKVWAAHLREHGEHSYPPVMEKLKASARERGLWNLFLPSLSGLSNAEYAPIAEITGWSPVIAPEAINCQAPDTGNMETFALFGTDEQKKKWLAPLLAGEIRSAFAMTEPDVASSDATNISTTIRRDGDSYVVTGRKWWITGSADERCRIFIVMGKTDPDAPTHRQQSMVLVERDTPGLTIERHLPIFGYQDQHGHSELVFDEVRVPASNLLASEGDGFTIAQARLGPGRIHHAMRALGMAERALALMVRRAGERVAFGRRLSDNPVVQELIADSRMDIDQARLLVQHTAGLIDRDGAKAARGEISQIKVVAPAVATRVIDRAIEVFGGAGVSDDLPLAYFYAWARVLRIVDGPDAVHRRTVARQELRRERPYVG, from the coding sequence ATGAGTACTTCCCTGCAGGACCGCATGTGGGACTTCATGCGCGAGGAGGTCTTCCCGGCCGAGAAGGTCTGGGCGGCCCACCTGCGCGAGCACGGCGAGCACAGCTACCCGCCCGTGATGGAGAAGTTGAAGGCGTCCGCCCGCGAGCGGGGGCTGTGGAACCTCTTCCTGCCCTCGCTCTCCGGCCTGTCGAACGCCGAGTACGCCCCGATCGCGGAGATCACTGGCTGGTCCCCGGTCATCGCGCCCGAGGCGATCAACTGCCAGGCACCCGACACCGGCAACATGGAGACGTTCGCCCTCTTCGGCACGGACGAGCAGAAGAAGAAATGGCTCGCCCCCCTCCTCGCCGGAGAGATCCGCTCGGCCTTCGCGATGACCGAGCCCGACGTGGCCTCCTCCGACGCCACCAACATCTCCACCACGATCCGGCGGGACGGCGACTCCTACGTCGTCACCGGACGCAAGTGGTGGATCACCGGCTCCGCGGACGAGCGCTGCCGGATCTTCATCGTGATGGGCAAGACCGACCCGGACGCGCCCACCCACCGGCAGCAGTCCATGGTGCTGGTGGAGCGGGACACGCCCGGACTCACCATCGAGCGGCACCTGCCGATCTTCGGCTACCAGGACCAGCACGGCCACTCAGAGCTGGTCTTCGACGAGGTACGGGTGCCGGCTTCGAACCTCCTCGCGTCCGAGGGCGACGGATTCACCATCGCCCAGGCCCGGCTCGGCCCCGGCCGCATCCACCACGCCATGCGCGCGCTCGGCATGGCCGAACGGGCCCTGGCCCTGATGGTCCGGCGCGCCGGGGAACGGGTGGCGTTCGGCCGGCGGCTGTCCGACAACCCCGTCGTCCAGGAGCTCATCGCCGACTCCCGCATGGACATCGACCAGGCCCGTCTGCTGGTGCAGCACACCGCCGGACTCATCGACCGGGACGGGGCGAAGGCGGCCCGCGGGGAGATCTCCCAGATCAAGGTGGTCGCCCCGGCCGTCGCCACCCGGGTGATCGACCGCGCCATCGAGGTGTTCGGGGGCGCCGGCGTGAGCGACGACCTGCCGCTCGCCTATTTCTACGCCTGGGCGCGGGTGCTGCGGATCGTCGACGGGCCCGACGCCGTGCACAGGCGCACCGTCGCCCGGCAGGAACTGCGCCGGGAGCGACCGTACGTGGGCTGA
- a CDS encoding SDR family NAD(P)-dependent oxidoreductase, which yields MGSLDERVALVTGAGSGMGRASAEALAAAGAKVLVTDVNGDTATATAQAITGAGGTAAAVVLDIADEASWEEAVEAARRAFAEPVTVLHNNAALTGGPVMDLDRDPLHLDLEAWNTSLSVTLTGAALGCKHVLPGMLEAGKGSIVNMSSTRGVTGATWRMSYNTAKAGIIGLTRTVAVHYGARGVRCNAIVPGVFDTPALRNGLPAERLREVERSHLLNRVGRPEEMAQAVVFLASDLSSFITGAVIPVDGGQTAFSEGLAPAVSRGIED from the coding sequence ATGGGTTCCCTGGACGAGAGGGTCGCGCTGGTCACCGGCGCAGGCTCCGGAATGGGCCGGGCCTCCGCCGAGGCCCTTGCCGCGGCGGGCGCCAAGGTGCTGGTGACCGACGTGAACGGCGACACCGCGACCGCCACCGCGCAGGCGATCACCGGGGCCGGCGGCACGGCCGCCGCGGTGGTCCTCGACATCGCCGACGAGGCTTCCTGGGAGGAGGCCGTCGAGGCGGCGCGCCGGGCGTTCGCCGAGCCGGTGACGGTGCTGCACAACAACGCCGCGCTCACCGGCGGACCGGTGATGGACCTCGACCGTGACCCGCTCCACCTCGACCTGGAGGCGTGGAACACCAGCCTGTCGGTCACCCTGACCGGCGCCGCACTCGGCTGCAAGCACGTGCTGCCCGGGATGCTCGAAGCCGGGAAGGGCAGCATCGTCAACATGTCCTCCACCCGCGGCGTCACCGGCGCCACCTGGCGGATGAGCTACAACACCGCCAAGGCCGGCATCATCGGGCTGACCCGCACGGTGGCGGTGCACTACGGGGCGCGGGGCGTCCGCTGCAACGCGATCGTGCCCGGTGTCTTCGACACCCCCGCGCTGCGCAACGGCCTGCCCGCGGAGCGGCTGCGCGAGGTCGAGCGCTCCCATCTGCTGAACCGGGTCGGCCGGCCCGAGGAGATGGCACAGGCGGTGGTGTTCCTCGCCTCCGACCTCTCCAGCTTCATCACCGGCGCGGTCATCCCGGTCGACGGCGGACAGACCGCCTTCAGCGAAGGGCTGGCCCCCGCGGTCAGCCGTGGAATCGAGGACTGA